The sequence ttttATTGAGGACAAATGGTATGTAAAGTTTAGTGATCTGAATGAGCATAATGTCACAAGTCAGAATAATATTGGTATCTTTTCAGTTACaccaaaaaaaccaaatatttacCCTTTTATATGTTGTGTGACTTCATAATTTTATAATCAgccttttttaattttgtgtgcaCCTTCATAAATAACAGTGGATTTATTACACATTTCTTGTGGCCGTTAATGTACAATTTGATTCttgtttggctaattttgtagtcaATAGCCTTCTGATTTTATAGAATTCTCTCTTATtttgttctcatgagatctaaaaTCGTCTGTGTAATTGGCTTGTGGTAAATATCTCAAAGGAGACCAATGGTAAATATCTCAAATGAGAGCATTAGAAATATTTTAGCCTCTTACAAAGAGGCTAAAAGCAACTTGTCCTATTAGAAGTGTATCTTAATTAAGTATTGCTTAGAAAGTTTCTAAGACATCATGATTATACTGAAGTTAGATTCTGGACAAAGTATATGAAAAAGTTTATGGCTATAAAaggtttgctgagagtttttccTTAAATAACGCATGCATGAATCTTTTTTTTGTCTATGAATTTTTAGAGTATTTATGGGCCCTCTGGTCTCTTAAATTTGAAGTTCATTTTCACTTTCTACTGTCTTCTATTTCTAAGACAAATCTTTTTCTTCttacattttttacttttcaaaatttgggaaaaaatactgatttttggAAGCCTATTTTTGTGCATTCTTTCATAGCCATCTTGTGCTCATTTTCTGTCCTAATATTTATCCAGGAAAATTTGGTTTGGGAAGCaaagcataaatatatttattgatgtaGGTCTGATATCAATGAAAACATCACCGAAGATTGAAAGTAATGGTTAACTTGCAAGAAACTGGGGAATTGTAGCAAAACTTATTTGCTCAGATATATAGCTTATGtcttatcaatttatttttaggcaaggtttttattctaaaataaattcaCAACTGACAAATATAGTAATGGAAAATTCAGATAaatctgtttcaaaactgcatagCCAACTGGAACTTATCTCCTCCACTTTTCTTCAACTGCTCTtttgatcttattttttaaagaaaaactgaagGTAATAAGCTGAAAGAAAGGAACATAAATATCTAGTGAGCCCACACTCAACTTAGTGATTACAGGCACTAAAATTTCTATAGAGATTATAGGAAGTTGGCAATTCAAATGCTCTCACTTAATACATACTGTGCAATGAACTGATCATTTTTCTGTTATTGCTATCATTTCAAACAGGAATTTCCATGTAGTGGACATTTTAGTAAATGAAAACTATTCTAATTTTCTTAAAGGCCAGAAATCCAATGCAAAATAATTTAGTCCAAATTTTGCTCAAGCTTTTTGCTAatctattgagaaaataaataaattttataaattcacatttttttctgctaaaaAAGTAATACTCAGTAACACCGAAAATATGACATCACATATTTGGTGGTATTTTTGTTCTTGACACTATAGATAAGGAGTGGGGGACAGTATTAGCTAATGTTTTTCATCATCGCCCCCCAGGTGAGAACATTCTCAGTTGTTAAAAAGTTCAGAGAAGGCCAAAATTTTAGTTTATTCAAATATTTCCAATTAAAAGTGTACTTCAATCATGCCATAATGAAAGCCATGTTCTTTAGCCATAAATTATCCAGAGAAaatcagtattttattattagtatGAAGACTTGTTCATTGTTTCTTGAAATTTCCCTAAAATCAGGTGATATTTGCGAATATTTTAGTTTAaccaattctttttcatttaaaactcaATTATACCAATTCAGTTATCCAGATAGAAGTATCAACACAGTACATGTCATGCCTAGAGCAAAACTAAAATTCAGATCACTCCTCTCCCATTCCAGAAGCACAAAAAGAGCTTGTAAATATTCCGTACATGCCATTGGGCACAGATTTGTACCTTCGAGGTTTCAGCTATAACTCAGGTTTGGCTAACTTTCAACCCAGCACTTCCTTTATTCACCCTTTGCCCTCTTCTCCCGTCTTTTTCACTTCCTTAGTTGTCTGTTTATAGCCCATGCCATTTACTAGACAACAGGCCTCAGGCAACTCAAAAACCATGATTTATTAATCTGTACATGTCTTACTCTAAGGAAAGCTcaaatagctaccaaaaaaatgctaacattggctgggtgcagtggctcatgcctgtaatcccagcactttgggaggcccaggtgggtggatcacaaggtcaggagttcaagaccagcctggccaagatggtgaaaccccatctttactaaaaatacaaaaattacccggacgtggtggcaggtgcctgtaatcccagctacttggaaggctgaggcagagaattgcttgaacccaggaggcagaggttgcagtgagccaagatcacgccattgcactccagcctgggcaacagagtgagacttcattgaaaaaaaaaaaagctaaaattgtATCTCACagtcaaaaaaactaaaattgtatCTCACAGTcaaaatttgtcaattttttaaaggaagttcaaaaatttccttcatttctcttgTTTTCAGATTCAAAAACCCAATATTTAAATATGTCCATATTCCATCTTCATTGTGTTGGGTCTTTGAAAAACTCTCTAATAGTAATCTTCCCTATTCAGAGGGAAATCAGTACTACAGCTTCTATGTTACATGAAAAGGACCTATCATGAGTAGAAAGGTGTGAGTGTTCAGAAGCTCAGAGTCAGCTACAAATTCAAATACTCTTAATGTATTTATACTACATCAggttaacaaaagcaaaaacaggtcACATTGTTTGTGACCAAACCCTATTGATAACAAACAAGTGGGTATAATACTACTCTCTAATGACCTAGATTTAGCCCAGTAACGTGGATTTCTCTAACACATTTCAGCCACTGTAACTGTCACACCAGATCAGAAGTGACAATTTAGCACCAGCAGCAGCTGCTGAAGTGTTCTCTCTGCACTCCCCAGGAACCATtgctttccttctgcctttttcAGCCCTCACTCTAATTCTGGTGCAGGATTTTTTTCTGCTCATTTCACAGTACCTTGCCATTACTGCCTCCCTTGCTCTTTGCCTTAATGTCTCCTATGGGTGTTCTTGTCCGACAGAAACCTAGAAATTCAGGCAGCAAAGTGGACACTTGGGCATTAAATGGCCAAACAGAGTTAGTGAAATACAAGATTTCTGGTCCCAGCTGCAGTCTCTGAAGACATGGAATATCTCATCTTTCAACCAAAGGTTTGTTTTCTGTCTGGTTATAGGCCCTTTCATCAGAATACAGAAGTTGCATTTCTCCTGTGTGGCACTCAGGAGTCATAGCTATATATATCCACGACAGGCAAAAATCCCAGTGAGTATATGTTCTTCTGAACTATCTGAAACCACTTCTAACATACAAACCAACCTTCAAGGAAGGAGAATCTACCTGACAACATTTCTATTTAGAACACAATTTCAGGCCCAGCTTCATTTATTTAGTCACTTTATAATATTGTTTCCATCAGATTAAAAATTCAGATGCACAGATCCTAAAGACATTATTTCTGCATTATGTCATAAACCTAAAGGAAATTTTGAGGATTCCCCTGGCCTATTCCCACTCCTTTGTTTAGATTCCATACATTATTCTTATAAACAGTTAACCAACACATTTAAAGAACAACTATATTATTTCACATAAAATCTCATAGGTCTTGAAGTAGGCTATAATCCTGTTGGTAACCATCCCCTCACTCATGTCCCTGCCCAAACTGAAATTATAATTCTAAAGTTTCTACaccaatctatttttttttctttttaggtatTGCTAAAGCTGGAGAACAGTTGCCAATCTTACCTGGAAAACAATTCTTTCTATTTCTCCTAGTTCCTGTAACCTCTCCTCATACATTcttaatttccaaacattttaGATGAGCTTGTAGTGTTCATAACCAACAGCAGATACCTGCTATAGGTTAATTTGGCTAATGCAGGGTGAATTTTAGATTCTTACTCTTAGATTGTCCATACATCTGTCTGTTACTTCATGCAAGAAATGATGTAGTAAAGTTAATGATCCATTGGGAAGGCAAAAGTAAATTCATATAATGAAGCATCTAGGACTCTTCTCTGTGCATGTAAAACCGCATTTTAATGAGCTAAATGAGTTTGAATATTTAAACTCTGAATAACTCTTACTATTTGTTATCCAAATTTAAAGCAATATTCCATATATCATGCATAATCTTAGAGGCTGTTTTTTAATGGCTGATTCCTACCTATGAAGTATAAAAAATGTTCTTCAAAAGCACACATGATAAAAGAGACTTCATGtaaatatcaaaagaaacataaaaggaaTATATGAAAGGATGACTTTGTGAGAATAAGAAATAGTTGCAAAATTTTTGGAGTAGATTATGAAGAAACCGAAAGAGCTTCTGTTTACATTCTATAAACAATGCATTAAGCAGATTCCTGCCTTCATGGTAAAAAATAATTGCTGAAAATAAGGAGGTTAGTAGGTCTAAATACAGGTGAATTATAGCATCCTCTGACATTTTGAAGTGATTTCAGAGAAAATGTAATGCTTTATCTATCACACTAGAATTAAAGGAACTATTCATAAACAAAGAATTGTAGGCTCTTCTCAACTGTCTGATAAATTCTCAACAAAAGCAGGGATTCCCTGACAATATCACTGACATGATTTCCTATCTTCTACTATAAACATTTTGGGGATAAGAAACCTGTTCCAACATATTACACCAAATTTGTCCTCCCTTTAACTTTCAGCCAGTGTTGAAGATGTTGTAATGGAATATAAGTCTGCACTCTGCCACAAAGCAagtatttaaatgtataaaataactaATATCACCTAGTATCAAGTCTTCCAATTTTAGATTATCACTCAATATCTTCAACTATTCCTCAAATGAAAATGGCTCCAGAATCTCTTAACATCTTTAACAGCTCTTTACAAACTCCAGTTAATAGTCTCTAGAGTGGGACTCAGAATTGAACACCAAGACTCCATGTGGGGTCTGACCAGTAAAAAAACAGTTAGGAATTATTAGGTATCTGGAATCCTACATGCACGGGTTTAGTGAAAGATTGCATTCACTTCAGTTTAGTAGTCTAGGCGTAATGTTGTTCTGTGAGTTTCTCCTAATAAAACACTTAGCTCATTTTCATCTAATGCCTGGcaaagaacaatttttaaaaattttaaccttttttttcccctatgaGTGCTTTCTTTCTGATGGTAGTggacatttattatttgtatctCCGTATCTTCACATCTTGCAATTCTGTATTGCTAGATACTAGAGGCAACCACACCTCATTCTCCTCCCaactgctatggtttaaatgttttattccctccaaaattcatatgctggaaACTTAATCACCAACACAACATTGTTGGAAGGTAGGTCCTAATAAGATGTGTTTTTATTATGTGGGCAGAGCcctcattaatggattaatgctgcTAAGAAAAGGGCTTGGGGAAACAGTTCCCCCACTTCTGCTATATGACAACACAACACTCCTTCTCTCCAGTAAATGGAACAATAAGAGGCCATCTCGGAACCAGAGATGGAGCCTGCTGgcattttgatcttggactttccagcctccagaactctaaaacaataaatttctgttctttatgaaTTGCTGAGTCTGTGGTATTATGTTACAATAGCACAAGCAGATACCCTCCAATCGTGCCTCTAGTTGTAGTAAGCAATAAATTGATTGAGTCAGGAGATGGGCATTAATCCAAAGgccctttcatttttaaattttgagccAAAGAGATTATCTTCTTCTCTAGGTATGAAAAAATGAGATGTGAGATGCAAGAACTCTTAGCAgtaggctggaaaaaaaaaaaaactgaggaatTTGCCTGGGAAAAGAAAGCCAATATGtaatgaaaagtaaaaacaacttAGGCTGTTTTCAAGATCCTGGTTCCAATTATTCCTGAAGCTTAGCTGTACCCTTAAGTGCTCTATGGGTACATGTGctaataaattcatttaaagcaaaaacaaacaaacaataacaaaataaatccaacaacaacaaaaaaaacgtTTCCAGCATAACAGGTAGTGACTTGCATATAGATTTGACTGTCTATGGTTTTTAAGTATTCCTCCTTCTCAGCTTGATGTCTTATATTATCTTTCTATTGTTACCATAATAAATTATTATCAACTTAATAgcttaaataatacaaatttattattttacagtccTATAGGTTAGTAGCTGATGTGGGTCCCACTAGCTAAAACCAGTGTTGTCAGCTGCACTCCTTCCTGGAGGCTCTGGGAAAGAATCTGATTCCTTGTCTTCTCTGGCTTCTAGAGGCCATTTGTGTTGTTTAGTTCATGATtcctttcctccatcttcaaatgCAGCAATGTTGGATCTCTGACCATTCTTACATAGTTACATGTCCCTCTAACCCTGATCTTATCTGGAAAGGTTCTTGTAAGGACTCTTGTGATTAAATTGGACCCGCctggataatccaagataatctcatCTTGATGTCCTTAATTTTAAGCACAtgtgcaaagtctcttttgccatgcaaagtaacatattcataggttctgggAATTTAGGCATATAAATATTTGAGTGAGGGGGaaattattctgcctaccactaaaaaacaaagaaggcatttcatttctcatttcatttctcacTATTCAGttcagtaataaaaatatgttaagtgGGAGAAGCCAAAGATACCcttcaaaataatagcaacacATTAACCAACATTATTTGGAAATCATTGTATTATATCAAatgactctttcaaaactgtttgTCTGGGAAGAAAATTTCTGCtggttttatctttttctaaagATGCTTTTGGAGATCCTTACTGGATTTCCCTAGCTACAATCAGAATGCAATATCTGAGAtgtagaaataaaagtatttccaTATCCATATACTTGAAGCCTAAGGCTGCTATTATTTCTAAGCATAGAGAGTAAACACAGCATCTCTTTGTTTTACTAATTGCTTTGTTTCCCTAAGCTGCAAGTACAACATCTGCCAGACCAGAATGCACTCCTTCCACACACCACAGAACCACGGCTGGATAAACGACCTACACATCATGGTGTAAGGGCAAGCGCTTTGCAGGCAGCCAGAAGGCAGTTTTCAAGAGGCAAAGACCTCAAGTGGAAATGAAGCTGAATCACCCTCCAAAATCTTTAGAGTGGTTATGGAGTTGTTGATTCTGTAATGATTTCATACTGTCtgcaattttattgattttgtttttcaatagAACTGTTAAAGATTACAATTCTAAGATAAGCAGAATGTGGGCAGATGCTCACATTCTCACACACTGTTCTGCCAAGATATTTTTACATCTTTCTgcacataaaacaaaatgaagacatgTGCTATAGATGCACGCTACCAGTAACCCCCCATCCCCAGAAGAAGGGAGTTTACTGTATGTTAATTTCCTGGGTGAGGTATTAaattttacttagaaaaaaattaacagaacttCTAAAATAAAAGAGGTTTGCTTCTAAGgcactttataaaatattcttaattacCAAAACCCACTGAAAAGGCAATTTGGGTCATCATATCCAAATGTCATCTCTGCTATTTCCAATTCAATATTAAACTTCATGCCACATCAAAATATAAAACGCTGCAACAGCTTACACACTGTTGATGTTCATTCATCTACTGTGCATCAGAAAAGCTCATTGCAAATAtggcatgaaagaaagaaaagtaagcaaAACACACTCAGAAAAGACTTGAAACAAATTGCCTCAAGGAACACACTCCAGAGGAAAGATTGCAAAACCATAGCCTTACCTTGGGAGACTTGGGCAGGTCCACCGTCCTTTCTTCTGTTAAGGTTAGCAGGGTTAACTTTGTTTCCTCTACTGAGGGGTGTTTCGGAGGGCGAGGTGGGGGATGTGAGGCTGAGCTTTCATATCTCCGCATCATGTAATATTGCTCTTCAGTGATCTCTTCTACCAGAGTCCTGACTAGAAATGGTCCTGCATCCCTAGAGAAATTACTAACTAACTGAACAGTCATATTCAAGCGGCCCACAGGAATTTCCCAGCACTCCGTGGGGTTGGCAAAGTCACTTATGAGTAGGTAAGAGTCTGTGATGTCCTCCTCCAACTGCAGTCCTGGTGTGGCAGCCAACACGTCCTCTTCAATGGAAAGATCCCTGACAGACACCTTCACATTGAAGGGCAAGCGGAACTGTTTACAGAGCTCAGAAATCGGGTACTGTTTCTTATCATGAATCACCTCTACAAAACCTCCTTCCATGTACAAAGGGAGCAGTGCTGCCTCATAGGactttttgaggattttttcacAGGCCAGAACATTCACCACTTTTTTTATTCCCTCACAGAGGACTTCAGTCGTCTCTGACTGATGCACCAGAAACTGGTCCCCAACAGATACGGATGACAGCTTGTCATGAGGGGAATGAAAGGCTTTGGTGGCCACCACGTGAAGAGGCTCCTTTTCACTCTTAGCGATCTCTAGGTCATAGGCCGTTGGGAACTCCCTCGGTCGCCGCTTGAACTTGCCTTTATAGCTAGTGGGGATCAAGAAGTGTCTTTTAGGAAAATTGCTTCTAATTTCTGAAGCTAAGATTCTTGATGCCTGGTACTTTTTGTGGATCACAATTGTTTTCCCAGGCTGTAAAATGCTTTGGGGCAGGTGGTTTCCTTGAGGTGCTTCTATGACTTCAGTCACTATGGGGAACTCTTTACTAGTCATTTCAAAAAGATCTTCTGTTGATAACAGCTGAAGAAACCAGTTAGCATCGTAAGAATCAGTGATGTCTTTGACTTCGACATCTAGACTGGGGAGGATGCGGATTATATCTTTtcgaactgaaaagaaaaaaatcactatgaTATTTTGTTCTTCAAAATGTTTGCTGTGAGATACTCTCCTGATgccataaataaatttcttttaaaaaataaagaactcagaTGATCATCATATATCATTTCTTATgtgtgattttccttttttcaaattttaagatGAAAGAGATTGAATATAAAACCAATATGCATAAGCCCATACTCAGTTTAAGAAGCGGACATTAGCCAGTACCTTGGAGCTCTAGGGAACCTCCTCAGAATCATATCCTCACTTCTACTGACGTACAATCACTGTCCTGATTCTCATATTAAATATTCCTGTGcttatatttatacttttatcaTCCATAACATACATgaatatagatatgtgtgtgaatatgtatGTAAATGTGTTCATAAATTCTATATGAAGGCTTATAAATTATTAGGTCATTTTAAGTCATATTCTTGAGGGCCAGACTTTATATATCAAATTATCATAGAAGAAAGTTTTGACCCAAAATGTGCTTTTATACCAAATCATATCCTGTGAGTTGAAACAATATTGCAAAATCATAAGATACAAGCTACTTGAGattaatatgcaaaaataaataccaaGATGCAATATTTTTCCAATGTCAAAGTTATTTCTTTCTCCACTGGTGTTATATTATACCTGCCTACCAAAGTAGTGGTGCAGAGTGGGTCACAATCAGAGAAGCCATTCAAGAGCCCTAGGTATGCTGGTGAGTGCTCACCAATGTATTCATTGCCTCATGCATCACTGGGGTTAATGGATATCTGTATTTTTTCCAACCATCCACTGTCTCACGAGTCTTCCTTTGAGACTACAGAGATGCTTAAAATATTGTCCTGCATTTATTTACCTGTTCCTCGTATACTACCCAACATAGTATCATTATAAATGGTCCTGAATTAATAAACTTATGTATTGGCCAGGCACtatgtctcatgcctataatcccagcattttgggaggctaaggtgggagaattgcttcagcccaggagttcgagactagcctgggcaatatagtgagaccttgtctctgtacaaaaattagaaaaaattagctgaacctGGTGgcgtgtcccagctactcaggagactgaggtgggaagatcgcttgagcctgagaagcaaaggttgcagtgagccatgatcatacccactgcatttcagcttgggtgacagagtgagaccctgtctcaaaacataaaaataaaaaaaaagataataaagttaCGTGTTAATATTAACAGGGTATTATAATAGTCTATATTTTCTTGATAATTTACTAACACaaattttatagcattttcaTGATATGGCATTGATTTTCAATATCTCCGGCTGCccttctgtcatttttttcttccttccatgcTTTTGAAAATGAACAATTTGGAATATTTAGAAGATAGAATATCCTCTTATAaaacattacatatatattacttttaatattattaacTGTTTATGCAGCATCAAAAAACCTATGTGATTTATGTATTACTTATATGTCCTGTGTAATTATAGAGTTTCTGAAGATGCAACAAtgaaaaagtattattttcttgtgaaaaaaaatgaaaaatcagtggttgcctacAGGCTAAAGGTCTGCAaaattgtaaagatttttaatttttagaaaaaaaaggagggtTGAAAGAGCACCTCTTACATTAATAAGTTATTTTATAAAGCTTAGCATGCACTAACTTTTGACATTATACCTACTGGCTTCCCTGAACCTCAAGGTAAGTTTAGTAACTAAAATTCTGGTTGTTTGAATCAAAATGAGCTAGGTTTAAGAATTCTAGAGCTAGCTCTAGATAGGCTCAAGCTACTCCTCAAGTCTAGGGAAGAGCTAGAGATTAGTAGAATAGATGCCATCAAGGACTTCCTGAGAACTCAGAATTGATCCACCAGAACATCAGTTTCAATGCAAGCTAGATCCCAATCTGTCTTTGTACACTATGGGTGCTGTGGGCTAGGAATAGCTTTAATGCATTGGAGAACTTTATTGCTGCTGGAGAAAGCCTACAGGCCATTGTTATCTGAactcttaaattttttgtattcaaTTACTGACCTATCTTCAATACTTCTGTGCCTAAATCCACTGAAATGATGCTAGCCTATCTTATTTTACTTAAGatctcagcagcatttgacaaAGTGGATTAGACTCCCTCCTCTTTGATAcatttttctcacttatttttctcttatgtcACTTGTGATTCTTCTCAGTTTTGCTGGTTTCTTCTCCCTATACACCACCCACCCCTCACACACACCTTTTAGGGTGTCTTGgttctctttttccctctatCTACACCCACGCCTACACTGATCTTAAGTGGTCTCATGTCTTTAAATATCATCTTTATGCTGATGACTACCCAAAGTATAGCTCCAGCCGAAACATTTTCCTGAATGCAGTATGTCTACTTCAGATCTCCACTTGGACATCTAATAGATGTCTCAAAATTAACATGCTTAAACTGAAATCTAATCTTCCCCCAAAACCTAAGCTGTATGCTGTCTTCCC is a genomic window of Pongo pygmaeus isolate AG05252 chromosome 5, NHGRI_mPonPyg2-v2.0_pri, whole genome shotgun sequence containing:
- the THEMIS gene encoding protein THEMIS, which encodes MALSLEEFIHSLDLRTLPRVLEIQAGIYFEGSIYEMFGNECCFSTGEVIKITGLKVKKIIAEICEQIEGCESLEPFELPMNFPGLFKIVADKTPYLTMEEITRTSHIGPSRLGHPCFYHQKDIKLENLIIKQGEQIMLNSVEEIDGEIMVSCAVARNHQNHSFNLPLSQEGEFYECEDERIYTLKEIVEWKIPKNRTRTVKLTDFSNKWDSTNPFPKDFYGTLILKPVYEIQGVMKFRKDIIRILPSLDVEVKDITDSYDANWFLQLLSTEDLFEMTSKEFPIVTEVIEAPQGNHLPQSILQPGKTIVIHKKYQASRILASEIRSNFPKRHFLIPTSYKGKFKRRPREFPTAYDLEIAKSEKEPLHVVATKAFHSPHDKLSSVSVGDQFLVHQSETTEVLCEGIKKVVNVLACEKILKKSYEAALLPLYMEGGFVEVIHDKKQYPISELCKQFRLPFNVKVSVRDLSIEEDVLAATPGLQLEEDITDSYLLISDFANPTECWEIPVGRLNMTVQLVSNFSRDAGPFLVRTLVEEITEEQYYMMRRYESSASHPPPRPPKHPSVEETKLTLLTLTEERTVDLPKSPKRHHVDITKKLHPNQAGLDSKVLVGSQNDLVDEEKERSNRGATAVAETFKNEKHQK